Part of the Nicotiana sylvestris chromosome 2, ASM39365v2, whole genome shotgun sequence genome, GGGCTGcttttacttcgagttcgagcaagtcctcactcgacTGCAAAAGCCCAAAGTCTATCTTAacccgagttcgagaaaattctcactcggggactatctattgAGCCCAAGAACCACCTTATCTCGAGATCGAGCAAGTCCTCACTtgactataaagcctaagggctacttctacttcgagttcgagcacgTCCTCACTCAACTACAAAGCCCAAGGACTATCTTAACCTGAGTTCGAgtaaattctcactcggggactatctatcgAACCCAAGGGCCACCTTatctcgagttcgagcaagtcctcactagactataaagcctaagggctacttttacttcgagttcgagaaaGTCCTCGCTCGATTATAAAGCTTAAGGGCTACTTTTACTTCAAGTTCGAGTAAGTCCTCACTCGACTGcaaagcccaagggctatcttaacccgagttcgagcaaattctcactcggggactatctatcgagcccaagggccaccttatctcgagttcgagcaagtcctcgCTCGACTATAAAGCTTAAGGGCTACTTTTACTTTGActtcgagcaagtcctcactcgacTGCAAAGCTCAAGGGCTATTGTAACCTGAGTTCGAgcaaattctcactcggggactatctatcgagcccaagggccaccttatctcgagttcgagcaagtactcactcgactaTAAAGCCTAACGGCTacttttacttcgagttcgagcaagtcctcactcgacTATAAATCCTAAGGGATacttttacttcgagttcgagcaagtcctcactcgacTACAAATCCCAAGGGCTAGTTTAACCCGAGTTTGAGAAAATTCTCACTTGGGGACTATctattaagcccaagggctaccttaTCTCGAGTTGGAACAAGTCCTCACTCGACCATAAAACCTAAGGACTACCTTCACTTCGAGTTTGAGCAAATCCTTACTCTACTGTTAAGCCTAAGAGCTACTCAAACTCAAGATCAAATGGTCATTCGAGTTCCATCGATTAGAAACGGTCGAGGGCAATATTTATTATCGGTCCTTACCATCTCAAACTTTGGACCTTTAAAAACAACTTCATAATTTATGCTAAGGTGCTTTGACACGTACAAAAAGATAACATATTCAGAATCCATGGAAGGGAAAAAGTCTTATGTATTCATCAAAACATTTTTACAAGGGCAACACGGCCTGATGGAAGTCCTTTACAAAAGGCTAAAGCGGTCTCGACAAAAATACAAAAACTAACTAAAAGCCTAAGTGGCCTGGTCATCTCCGGGAGTGGCGTCTCGGCCTCAGGGTCTTCTGTACTTTCAGATTCGCTCAAGCTTTCGGACCCGTCGTCATCATCGAGATAAGCTAATTTCTTAGCCTCAACTTCAAGCTTCTTAGTGCCCTCGATCCAGGTTGAAAGATCAAAGCCCCGAGCATGGATTTCTTCAAGGGTCTCCCTCTGAAACTAACACTTGGCGCGCTCGGTAATCCTCTCTGCTCGAATTTGAGCGGCCTCAGCAACCTCCTTTGCCCAAACCTGAGCAGCTTCCTTTTGCATAACAGTTTTAGATGTTTTGGCCATTTTATTTTTGTAAGCAAGGAAGAATAGAGATTGGAATATTTGGTGTTTTTGGAAGAACAAACAAAGAAATTCAAAGACCTGGAGATAGGAAGCTCTGAAGAATGCAAAGAACTATGAAGATTAGAATGAAAAaaatttgaaagtaaagtttggaCAAAAGAAGGAAGATACATTTATAGGTTGGAGACGATGGTTCAGAACCGGTAGTGGCCGACAATAACTGACAGGCATTTAATGCCTCGACATCCAAACCGACGAGACATTTTAGAGCGCGCTTGTTGCTGACATCATGGTCGGGCTCGTCGCTTACGTCATGACCCATCGAGATAGGATTGGAAAAGATCATACCGTTTCTCGTCGCCTTCTCTccgagaaacgaggggactatctgtatacggtaaaaatcggGCTTGGCCTGGCTTAGAACGAGGTAAGCCAAGGTTCGACCCTATGTCATATCGGATCAGGGCGCGAAGTTAGATCGCCGAGCTCGAGACTAGGAAACCGATCGAGATCGAAGCTAGCTAAGATCGGAGCCGGGTAGAATAGAGATTGAACAAGGTCGAAGAAAGTATATTGTGCCAAATAACAGAAAGCCGAGATATCCGTGATCGGGCAAGGATCATGACAAAAATCTCGGTACGTATCAAGTCAAGACCGGACATTTAGCCAATCATGGGATTTCCTTCtgtatttagaattgtaccataagtagaattcttctactatataaagtgggttctaatcattttgtaagCACTAGATAATCTCGCAAATCAAAGCAATACAACACTATTTTCTCTTATACTCTCTTGTTCAtcagtttatttcatatttcataactCTATTCTCAGTCAGTTCTAGGGCGACCTAGCTTGAGGGCTGAACTGTATTTCAATACTGGTTTGCTTTACTTTATTATTAATTTCTATTATTAATCATCATATTTATCAACTGGTACTAGGTAAAATTACCTATCCTTAAAACcccttataagtttaattgttatccgattttaaagATAAAGAAGAAGGAAGAGTACAATGTTACACGTAGTAGGGCTTGATAAACCGTACTACTAAGTGACCCATTAGTTGTTGATATATGCACAACTTTAATGGGTGCTTCGTGGCTTAATTTGAGAGGCAACCATCGAAAATCTCACTAATTTTATCAGAATGACATTCACATTTCCTTGAAGTTCCTTAATCAGAGAGATAAAGCAACTAATATAACACAGTCAGTTCAAGAGTCACTTTTCAATGTCCCCATCACAGTGGGTACAAAGTTCTTTTTTTAAGGTCTCTTTCTTTTATGGTCTTTACTCAATTCATCCTCCAACTTTAATTTTCTCAATCAAGTTCTCACATTTTTAATAGTTCTCATTTACTTTTAGCTCTCTCTTATGTGGAATATGAGAAAATTATCAACTTCTTCAAAACGTAGGAATGAGGCAAAAGATGAGAATAAATACACTGAGAGTCAAGAGGTAAATGTTTGTATTATTGATTGGGAAGttaggcctggtggtttattggTTCAGAAAAGAAGTGGAGTTTCTGCTGAGGCCAATTTTGTTGCTTGTCCTATGATCAAGATTAAGGTTTCTTATGATTCTTGTTACCATGATCTTACTGTTCCAGCTGAATCAACATTTGGTAAATCACTTGATAATCCATAGTTTTTGCATATTAATATTGTTTATCATACTTAAGAGAGTACTTTATATGTCTAAGTTTGTTCAAATTGCCGGTCTCAAGCCGGAATAAAGGAGAAAGGTTGTAGTAGGTTAACCATTACAATTCATAAAATACAAAGAActtctaatattattttttttgtttctttactttatttttattttgtataatgTAATATTGATTTTTTTAATGTAACTAATTTTGAATTGAGATGAACTTAAGTGGAGTGACAGGAATAATGAGAATTCATATATTGGGATAAAGACGTAATTTTTGTTGTTCTTGTTGTTCATCATACTTAACAACCTGCTTAATTAGATGGGATTTTCATAATATCGTATTCTCGGTATATCTTGATGACATCTTCTTTGTTTATGTACTTATATTAGTTAATTTTAGCTTAAGGGGTGGGGTGTCCATTAACATTCTTTCGTAGGAAAACTATGCTGTGTAGCTACTAGCTaggttaaaattttatttttataattatatattaCTCCAAATGTTGAATTCCATTAGTTTCTTCGCGTATTTACTTCTTTATATTTTAACGCCCTTGATGAAAATTTTGGCTCCGCCACTGCTTGCTGCCAATATTTACTAGCTAATTTCTTTTTCTACAATTAATTTGTGACTTAGTCGATTTGTTTTAATCAAATGAAGGGGACCTGAAGAGAATTCTTACCGACAGAATTGGGCTACATCCTACAGTTCAGAGACTATTAtttcaaggaaaagaaaaggatgaCAATGAATGGTTACACATTGCTGGTGTAAAAGACATGTCAAAATTGATCCTAATGGAAGATCCAGCAAGCAAAGAGATGAAGAAAATTCAAGATAATTTTATCTCTTGTGAAGCCATTGCTCGAGTAAGAGTAGAGGTCGATAAGCTCTCACACAGGGTACGTAAGTAAATCAATCTTGCTACAAGAGTCGGCTTTAATTTCACGAATGGTTATCCAACTTTTATCGTATATATCTAGTGTAAACGAAACATTAGTCATATTCACATATATATCAgtaaaaaggtgaagaaaggcCAGCAAATGCTAAATTCAGTGCCAGAAACAAACAAGTTGCCACATGTATGAAATTGTCATGTAAGTATAGTCACGTCAATAATTCACTTTATGTAATATTCACATTGCacatttataaaataaaaaaaaaaatcatttcctAACCCGACCTAATTCCCCCATGTCTTTCACCATGTTAtcatagatttttttttttcttgttgttgTTTTTAAAGTGGTACCGTGTGGATATTATATAAGGTGAGTTGCTGAAGTGGCGACGTTCTAGTTGTGTTTCGTGGACCAAATTTAGCTTTAGTGCATTTCTGACGCTTTTTATTTCTATGATATTGTATACGGATAAAATCGGAGAGTCCAATTTTATGATCATTACGATATTCCATAGCCCGTTGTTAGGAGGACCGAGGCACAGTTTAGGGCCCGACCCCGAGGGGTTCCATATGCTCGACTTCGGGGGAGAGCAAATCGGCGGCTATGATGAACGAGTGGGgagattcccaaggcacgtgattaaAGCTGACTAAGCCTATTAGGCTAGTGCAAGctcgtaccgtggcattaaatggttgtatcagccgtgtatttttataataaatgcatatgtactatattggaattccccctcctatataaaggggacccttgttatttttggcacacatgatattcaatacaagaaaaaagacattctctgctctctaacttaaacgcTCTCTATTGCCTTTCcattgatttattgcttacatttattgtgtttcattgattgttcttcatttattactcatcattgatcataaagagccctcaTTAAAGCTCTTAGAATTGCAGCCTAGCGCTTAGCTAGACCTCGAGACCCAGTGCAGGCTAGCTCGATACCCCGATTCCTGGCTACTCGGGTTGCTTATTATACTATCTTCAAGCTCTTGTTTCATTTTCCTAACTTACACTgagcatctactgcctaacaattagcattaaaataaatcacatatttttagaaccactaaatcaaatttaattgtcattaccattttcaaggtaaacaaataTATAAGTATAGTTGAGTTATTTTCGGCTTAGAAAATTAGTTTTATAACCTCGGTATAATAAATGAAAAGTTGGATGATCATCCATGAAATTAACCACTAGAGTtctgtttgtttgttttctcttgTAGGTTGTTGCCGTACAGGAATCTGTGCAGAAAGGTATGAAAGTTGAGGACATGGAATTTGTTGTCCTTTCAGAGTTGTTTATGATTCAGCTTCTTACATTGGATAGTATTGAATCAGATGGAGAAGCAAGAACTCAGAGGAAGAAGGAGGTGAGTTATTGTATATCTAAAAATAGAATTAAGAACAAAGTTACTAGTCATTTTGCCTTTGCTGCTACATATTTTATGTATTTGTTGTTATAGTGGATAAAGTTCAATGATCATATGTGAAATTAAGTATCCATTTGATTTAGGCTAAAAAGATGAAGTCCGTGCCAAAAAATTTAACACACATAGGGGAAGAATTGTTGACCTCCGAGGCCTAAAGCAAAGCCTTAATAAAaggccttatatatatatatatatatatatatatatatatatatatatatatattgagcaTCATTTTTTGACAAATTAGACAAGCGAGGATGTGAAATAAAAAAATGAGAACTTGATTTTATAAAGTACAAAAAGTTGAATGAAATTAACGTTGATTGCATCACAACTGAAATGGGAGAACCCAGAAAACATACTTGCTCCTTCCCAATTTAtgtgacttctttttttttagtCAGCCCCCTTTCTATATTTGGTAACAATTCAACTTTAGATTTTCTTTTTTGCCCTTAAGGAGATGATTTCTAGCCCACAAATTTCTATGATTTATTTTAGATTACAaagtttaaaagtctttctttatttcataaaCTTCATGTCCAGTCAAACATTTTCATATAGATATAGTTACGTGACTAACTAATGAATAGAGAAATATAATTCAGTACAAACGTAAAATAAGATTGACAACAGAAAACTATTCTAGTTATATTAATTAGTGGAAGAAATTGAGTTATTAAAATTACTGACAATAAGAAAATAAATTTATCaacaataaaaataattatataaataatatattgTTATACATAGAGAAATAGTAATTTTGGGGCCCTTAAATTTGTGGGGCCTAAAGCAAGTGCTTCACTTGCTTTAGGCTTTGGCCGTCCTTGCCTCATATAGACTAATATGATTCTGCACGAGTGACGTGATGGCGGATCTACACTAAACACTTATGCTTTTGACTAGAACTATATAAAAGTTGTTTATCTGTAAAACGGTACAGTTTAATTTGTAACGTGGTTTATATACACATGACTATATATCTATTTCTCCATATCTTGACAGGTTCATCGCATTCAGAGTCTCATTGATATGCTCGACAATTTTAAGGCAAGAAACTCTTACCTTATTAGCAATTGTGCTGGTACTTCATTGGTGACTACCAAATGGGAAACGCCTGCGCCAAATCGATTACAACAATCCACAAAAATCAATCAGGAGTGGGAACTGTTTGACTGATTAATTCTTAGTTATGAGTTTCATGTGAAATGATGGTattttttaactcattttttttttcatataatTTTGGGGAAATATATACACAGACATCTAAAGTTGGCATGTTTTATAGGTTAAGAAATGCAtgagaggcggatccaggatttgagaCTTATGAGTTCCTACCGTAATTTCAAACTAATATGCAGTAGTAACTAGGTTTACCgttagatatttacaaatatttagtgaatttcttaatataaatatagGGTCTATGCAAGAGTTACTAGGTTCCCGGGAACCCGTAATCAATGCTCTAGGTCCACCCCTGATGACGGTACATCCAAAGCGAATCTAGAGCGGGCGTTGTCAGTTTAACTGAGCTcattattttttctatttatttttctaTATATAAAAAGTTTGAAAACGTTTGTATATAACAGGATAACCTTACATGAGATGGGAGCAAAGGTAAAATCACAATATAAACTTTATAGGTTCTAAATACTACAATAGCGATATGAGATTTTAGTAATTGAGTcctaaatttaatttttatatatatttaataaattccGTAATTCATATACAGGTTTAGATTAAAGTTATTAGGTTTGACCAACTCGTACACTGGCTTCTAGCTTTGCACCTGGATGAGAGCCTCTCATCTTACAACTTTATCTAAATAAAAGACACTTAAAAGGAAACTGATTGgtctttcctttgttttcttcatTCGCTACTTTATCCCATTTGCAAAAGAAATCATTTTTACTTTATAGGCAACGTGATGTATCGATTTTGCATATAATCCTTTGGCTTAAAGAGAGAATGAAATAAATTCGGAGCAAAGAGTCAAAATCTTTTTGTTTTCGGTCTCAATTCAAATATAAAAATCGTTAATATTGCAAAGTAAAATTTACGTAATTAGAAATTAGATAAAAAGTAGGAGTAGTACTATACTTCAAAGTTCAAAACctattattattgaaaaatatttaaaatttttgGTTAAAATAAATTGTTTGACTCTTCAAATATTAATAGTCATCCAAAAAGGAAGAATATCAAGAATAGTAACTGCCAAATTTGTCATTTTATAAGGTAATTGAGGTGAAATTTCTCGTCTCCTCCCTTCTTGTGGTTCGACAATTTTAATCATGAAACGACCAGAAACTTGATCAAATTCATATTTTAGAGAAAAATATCCTAAAACATGTTATTGAATTTGGTGATAGGTCTCTTTCTTAATTCTTTTCCTACTGCTGAACCAAAAAAATTGGTAGTTCTTTGCTTGTATTTTTGACTATTTTTAGAATTTGTGCACTAGCTAAAGCACAAATCCGTTGTAGTCTAGTTGGTCAGGATATTCGGCTCTCACCCGAAAGACCCGGGTTCAAGTCCCGGCAACGGAATACTTTTGCTTTTTCAACACCAAAATTTACTTCCAATGCTAAAGTTACAAATGTCGTAAAAAAGTTTGCTACTAATTGAATGCATCCAACGATAGACAATTCCTTTTTCCTAAAGAAATGttgatttcttattttattttttgctctttGTTCTGCACAATATTGGGAAGAGTTTTCTggaaaaatttaaggaaaatagtttgtgaaaaaagaaaaaaaaacttgtttAAACAGTCGTAGTATTTTGTAAGTGAAACAAGATTTTTCAACCGCCTCCTTTGTTATTCTTCATcggaaatgtttttttttaaaagaactttaaaataaatcttttttttaaaaaaaaaaaacttaaaataaATATGTTTTTTGAAAAACTTTTTTCTACTTAATTTATATACCTTTTGCAAACTAACTGTCTAGACTAAAAAGTATTGAATGCGAATTTTTCCCCAGTGATTAGGTTAAAATCATAAGAAGTAAAAGGTgtttaaatttgaaagaattAAGTATTTAATCAATTGGCACAGCAACTCAATTAAAAATGACCTAGGTTTGAAGTCTTTACCTGGTTTGGCCCAGATTGTATATAATTTGAAAGAAACTTTTTAGCCTTTGGCCCATTATTAAAGACATACTTCtaaggtttttttttcttttcttctttcttctttcctaGCATACTCAATCTCTCTTCACTCGCCTCTCTCTTCGTTCTCCCTAAAAATTACAGAATTTTTTTGTACACACTCGTGATAATCTTCGCATTTTATGTTAataagattttgatttttgagttaattgaCAAAAATAGGTTAAGGAACCACAATAAAATTTGGCATATCAGTCCAAAAACTATCATGTCTGTCCTAAAACTATCAGATCTTGCCTAAAAGAGCATCTCCGGCGATCTCATCTCGTATTTTCttatttctcttagtttttgtttCATCCTTTGCTACTGGTAGCTCAGATTTgaatgtcaaaacctcgccggaaaaatTCAACACCAGCAACCACTGAAAACTGTAATGTGATGATGGACAGAAGGTGTCTTCTAGTGTAAATTTGTATAGGTAGTGTTTATCCTTACTTATACAATATTGTATAAATATGTATAAGTGTGTATATATGCATACAATATTATATAAATTAGATATATTTTTAATGTATAAGTGTGTATATACATTGTACGTGTAAAATAGGCATCCATGGATGTTTGacactttctttttttcttcttctttgtcttaTTTTTCTAATATACATTATTAGAGATTGTATATACAAGTTTATACAAAGTTATACATCATTATACATGTAATgcacatgtgcagttaaatctaaaattaaaattttatatgTTCAATCTATGTATAAATCGACtttttttgttgatttatttgcaaAATCATGAACGTGCAATaacttttttaaattttattttttatttatgctatttggaACTTGGAAAAGAAGAAAATTTAAGCTTTTCAAGTTGCATTATATAGCAATTTGAATTTTTTATAGTTGGAATAGGAATATATACAAACTTGGGGAAGAAGAATAAAAAATTACCGAATTTTCGTGCTTGAAGATCTGcagaataaaaaaagaagaagaaaaaaatgctTATTTTTCAAACTTTGACCTATTGTTAATGGGCTACAGATTTGCAAAACTGTAACTGAATTATTCTGTTGTAATGTATATAAATGGACTGTATTTTTTGTGTAATTCAATTTAGAGAATGCACGGGGTCTTTTTCTGTTGTTGTAGCTCTAGAAATGAGTTTAACTAAAGAAGGACAAAATTTTATCATCATTTGATAATTGAGAGGTGTTTAAAATCTTTTGAAAATTTCAATAATTATTGTCTTGTTCTAATAGTTGTGACTTTTAAATCGATAGAATTTCTGCTTTAGAATATTAAGATCATTTCTCAATTGTATTTATTAGCTATCATTAGGGagtatttaaaagaaaaaaatgaatgtATTTACTCGTACCCAACATTTACCGTACTAAACTAACATATATGGCATGAATCTAAAAAAGAAACTCATCATTTTGTcgtaattaaaaaatataaattgtcattcaaaaatatttttcataacCATGATATTTTAAccaatttcaaggttaatttcgttAATGTCATATCTTTTCGTAACCAccaccaccaacaacaacaacaacaaacctagtaGTTTCTCACGAGTGGGGTCTGTGGAGGGTAAGATGTATGCAGCCTATCCATACCCCTGGATAGGGTAGAGAGGCTGCTTCCGATAGACCATCGGCTAGAGAACGACTGAAAAAGAAAAGGTAATTGCAACAAGCAGGAATAACAACAAGATGAAATAAGATCGAATTCAAGAATGCAGTCAAACTCTAGATAGTAATAGCCAACTATGAATAAAACATAACATACTAACACTAATGCTAGCGAACTGACTAGGACAAAGAGAAACGTTGGACTACCTACCAACCTTCTACCATAATCTTTGATCTCCACACCCTCTTgtctagggccatgtcctcggggttaagctctacccctacctcgacctctagcacggcctcgacctcgccctctacccctcgtgggagctgctgctgggggctcgggctactaaGAGGTAGATGAGAaagcgtgtgttctcgccatctgcgaaagaacagagtagaaattcaattagcatttgagaaacaaaaccgcacgacaagaaagaacaaatgtgaaggtTTTCCTAAATCTGCatcctctaggggataaatatagacgactccgtaccgatccctcagactctactgagcttgtccatgaattgtgagacctatgttacctagagctctgataccaacttgtcaagacACGGTTtccccaccctcaggagtcgtgatgacgcctactcgtagaagctaggcaagccatgaacttagaaatcattaactcttttgttttaaatattcttCCCAATTatattaacatgaaataaatatttaaataacaGTGGAATATGAAATTTAGCAGAAGTCCTATATAAATATAAAGCCAAAATATCTCGAAGACCAACACATGCCTCTAACCAGAACCTGGTAtcacaacatccacggactactaagagtattAAATACAACCATTCGAAGAAAATATAACACtatttgtctcgaatatatgagaaaacaaaattaaatataagatagaggagacgtcgggcctacggacgcctgcaaggctacttcagtgtctcggtggactgaaggttggctcccGAGATACTGCTGCTGACCAAATGCTACTCCGGTctctgcacataagtgcagagtgtagcatcagcacaactgaccccatgtgctggtaagtgtctggcctaaccccggcgagatagtgacgaggctagaaccagactctagataaacctgtgcagttatataatatatggcggaaaaataaacaggtaataagcagTTTAAAAGGGATAGGGCACATGCTTCGGGGAACAAATCAACCTAGCAGAAACCAAATAGGTATATGAAAGTACAGTACAGTAcctacaacaatacaataacacTACTATTGCGGTGCgtaacccgatcccttatcatttaacactgttgcggagtgcaccccgatccatatatatatagttgttgcggtgtgcaacccgatccaatataatatctgttatggcgtgcaacccgatccaatataatatttgttgtggcgtgcaacccaatccaatataatatATGATAATAAAAATGTTGCAGCGCGCAATCCGTTCCAAATATACAGCTTAGAGTGATCATAACAacagtcccggcaagggatcaaccaTAAATTATAATATCCCAAcaagggaactcaacagtacaagtacatacgtcccggcaagggagaatcagctataaccaatctcaactcaaCTCCTAATCATCTCAATTATCACTATTTCTAAATCATAAGTAACTTCCAGGAAACTAAACTATGTCTTTGCTCGATGCCACGGGTTTACTCACTATTGCAACCATAGTATCattcaagaatacaacaagtatcaagtTAAGACTCACGgccatgctcgacaccaacgtatagatactcgtcaccatgcctatacgtcatactcaacaagaaacaagtagcaaatatgacttaactcataatccctcaagctaaggttagaccagacacttacctcaaacttccacggccgactcaatcctcaattaccgcttttcctctcgaatttggctccaaatcaattgtatctatacataaatgacttcataacatcaataaatactaaacaattcgaatccaatacctaattatagctttccaatcattcttcccaaaaatcgaccccgggcccgcttggtcaaaacacgaggtttggaccaaaatcaaatcacccattcacccacgagcccaatatataattattttcagAATTCGACTCCAAAACGaagtctaaatcacaattaatcaaaaagccctaactctacccaaatccctaattttctacccttaatcacatgttttaggcctagaaatctaatagatgttgataaaaatggaagaaaacaagttaaagattacttacccaagagattatggtgaaggatttgtcacacctcctttttccgcccccaccaggggtgaaggagttttttccaattaaaggacaatcgaaacgggatttatttatttatttcagagtcgccacttgggatatttagggtgtcccaagtcaccaattttaatcccgaatcgaggaaaagaatgactccatattacagtctgcgtaccagaaatccggataaggaattctgttaacccgggagaagatgttaggcattcccgaatttcgtggttctagcacggtcgctcaactgtcatattcggcttatttatctgattttaatacaattatgaaccgatgtgccaattttaactttttaccactttattatttttaaaagaatgtgaacatcactTAAAATACGTCTtcggactgcgtcacatgaaatgcacccacaatccggaacacattttatttgatgttttgggatttggatttgggtcacatgaaatgcacacccgtgtttaggaatgtattattattaaaatcgtgcctaaagcgattagcgtattattatttctgggtaagaccgtggaattcactaaacagtccatcccgaattctaaatattcaattaaacatttattgagggccccgcaattggtgcattttattgggcgaggctcatctcattttatttttaaaggacagtcctaaaatgcctacatttttctcttattaaatttgtctttacaaaataaaaaga contains:
- the LOC104212822 gene encoding BAG family molecular chaperone regulator 4-like; the encoded protein is MWNMRKLSTSSKRRNEAKDENKYTESQEVNVCIIDWEVRPGGLLVQKRSGVSAEANFVACPMIKIKVSYDSCYHDLTVPAESTFGDLKRILTDRIGLHPTVQRLLFQGKEKDDNEWLHIAGVKDMSKLILMEDPASKEMKKIQDNFISCEAIARVRVEVDKLSHRVVAVQESVQKGMKVEDMEFVVLSELFMIQLLTLDSIESDGEARTQRKKEVHRIQSLIDMLDNFKARNSYLISNCAGTSLVTTKWETPAPNRLQQSTKINQEWELFD